A window of Oncorhynchus kisutch isolate 150728-3 linkage group LG23, Okis_V2, whole genome shotgun sequence genomic DNA:
gaacaggaacaatggtggccctcttgaagcatgtgggaacagcagactgggataaggattgattgaatatgtccgtaaacacactagccagctggtctgcgcatgctctgaggacgtggctggggatgccgtctgggcctacagccttgcaagggttaacacgtttaaatgttttactcacgtcggctatagtgaaggagagtcctcaagttttggtagcgggccgtgtcagtggcacagtattgtcctcaaagcgagcaaagaaattgtttagtctgtctgggagcaagacatcctggtccgcgacagggctggttttctttttgtagtccgtgattgactgtagaccctgccacatacctcgtgtgtctgagccgttgaattgcgactactttgtctctatactgacacttagcttgtttgattgccttgtggagggaatagctacactgtttgtattcggtcatgtttccggtcaccttgccctgattaaaagcagtggttcgcgctttcacaAGATAAAAATACCAAGTTAGATGTTCCTGACAATAATAAAAGGGATGCGAACTTGCTACTTCTCGGCGACATTCTCTGTTTTGATCTCAAAATAGGTAATCCGTGTGAATCATGTAGATCCGGCTTGAAGGTCTGAGTGTTGAGGGCACCACACTTTTCTGGCTACagtcatacactacatgaccaaaagcatgTGGAAATATGTTTGTtgaccatctcattccaaaatcatgggcattaatatagagttggttccctctttgctgctataacagtctccactcttctgggaaggctttctactagatgttggaacattgatgtggggacttgcttccactcagccatgagcattagtgaggtcaggcacggatgttgagcgattaggcctggctcgcaatcggcgttccaattcatcccaaagatgttcgatgggattgaggtcagggctctgtgcagaccagtcaagttcttccacaccaatctcgacaaatcatttttgtatggaccttgctttaggtagtcatgctgaaacaggaaagggctttctcCAAACtattgtcacaaagttggaagcacagaatcatctggaatattattgtatgctgtagcattaagatttcccttcactggaactaaggggactagctttaaccatgaaaaacagccccagaacattatttatcctccaccaaactttacagttggcactgtaaACTATGTttactatgcattcgggcaggtagtgttctcctggcatccgccaaacctacatttgtccgtcggactgccagatggtgaaatgtgattcatcactccaaagaacgTGTTTCCACCTCTCCagacgatgcttggcattgcacatggtgatcttaggcatgtgtacagctgcttggccatggaaacccatttcatgaagctccagagaAAAAGTTAATGTgcagacgttgcttccagaggcagtttggaactgttgcaaccgaggacagatgatgttTATGTGCTTCAGCATtctgcagtcccgttctgtgagcttgtgtggcctaccactacgcggctgagccgttgtcgctcctagacgtttccacttcacaataacagcacttacagttgaccggggaagatttcgcagggaagaaatttgacaaactgaatcCTGCCTCCCTGCAATACAAACATGGATGctacaaaacaaaacaatgataAAACGTAACTCCTCCTCATAGGCACCAAATCCACCCTCACCAAAGCTGGCAACCTCACCATTGACAACACCACTgtatgtctctccctccctccatgcacGCAACCTTGGCATCATCCTGGACTCCTCCTTGTCCTTTGACCACCACATAAGACACTGTCAAATCCTCATTCTTCCACCGCCGCAACATTGACAAAGTCAGGTCTTCCCTATCCCGTCCGGCCGTGGAAACCCTCATACATGAATTAATCTCCTCCCATCTTGACTACGCTCCTCTTCGGCATCAACTCAAGCTCCCTCCATAAGCTCCAAGTGGTTCAAAACTCTGAAGCCTCTCCTCACCCACATTAAGTTCTGGCAGCACATCACCCCTGTCCTCTGAACTCCACTGGCTCCCTGTCTCCCAGTGCATTGATTACAAGATCCTCCTTCTGACCTACAAAGCCCTTCACCACCCCACCCTTACCTCAGACCTTCTCCCCTACCAACCCACACGCGCACTCCGTTCCACCACAGCAGGCCACCTTGTCATCCCCAGTCGAAGTTAGAGCTTAGGCGACAGGGCCTTCTCCAGGGTTGCTCTGgaactccctccctccagccatctGTGACTGAGTCCATCACTATCTTTCAGTCCCTCCTAAAGCCTCACCTCTTTGTCAAGGCCTACCCTTAAGCCTTTGACAAGGCCTACCCTTAAGCCCAAAAATACTAAATAGCCGTTTGGCTTAGAATACTGACACAACTGCGAATGCAAACAAAACAGAACAGTGGTAGAAAGTAGGCCTAGTAAACAAAATATCAGATCGATGAAGGCACGACACAATCTATATTTAAGATGgttacattaacagtaaacaaaaAGGCAAATGGAGATCCAAATAACAAacacagcctactacagtgagatgctgtcTCGCCAAACAAATAGGCCTATAGGCTCGCTTCAAACATGGAGAACCATGAGTACAGCAACACGTTGTGATAGGGCCCACTACACTCGACTGACTTAATCAACTAACCAATGCCAGCCGACACCAAACACATTTCCAGACTAATGAATTTGTCAAAATATTCATTTATGTACTTGTTATTCTCTGAAAATATGCAACAATTATTTTTTAAACTCTTTTGGACCCTCGCAGGTTTGCATCCATGATAAAGCGACCTACCTGATCAGTACACATGTAATCTTTCTCCACGTACTGCGAGGGGAATCTCAATTGTATCTCCATGATTTCTTGTGTGCTCTCTTCTTGACACCTTAGGTTCTGAATAGGATGTGAGGAATAGAGTGTTACAGACTCAAGTGTTTCTCTTTTTTAAATTCCCCCCTATAGAGTATTATTAATTCAAGAAGTAAAAACGTTGAATTGGAGGATCATGACCAGAGCAAAACCTTTGTTCAGAAGTATGAACAGGAATTTAGATATTTCGGTGAGTGAAATGTTTCATCTACAGCTTGTCATAGTTCAGAATTGAGTTATGCAGATCCCGTGCATTGCTGGTGTTGTCCCTCTAGTAGGGCTGGGGGAGGAAGTGGTATTGGTCCAATGGTCTATTGTGATTGGTCAGGCATGTTGCGGAGGTGGGATGACAGCCAGCGGTTCCTGTCTGACCTGCCTCACCTCGTCTGTGAGGAGACTGCCAACTACCTGATCCTCTGGTGCTTCAGACTACAGGCTGAAGAGGTCAGAAcaatcacacacgcacactgtcCTGTTCTGTGTACAATAGTTGATACAATATATGGTATCTAACAGCCAATATCACCCTTGTGTTTCCTGTTCAGAGTTGATGcataaacatttttttgtttgttttacaatTCGCATTTATTTTCAGCGTAAGATTTGTATAAATGCCTTGAAATTGTATGAGGGTTTATCAATAAGGCCCACCAGAGGGTGCTATTCTGTATGTATTCACAGTGAGTTAAGCAGGAAGTCCTGCCTCAAACGCCCCCATCAGTGGAGTGGATCAGGCCCGGAGTTCCGGCTGCCCTCTATTCGTTCTGCCATCTTAATTGCTGAGTCTAAGTAGGAATGTCTAGCGCCATTATCGAGGTGTTTTCACCCCACCTCGACAGCTACTCGCTGTAATAATGGGGGGGGCAACATGTCAGGAAACTAGGTTGAACTCACTGTCTGCATACGGTCAGTTGTTCCTAATGTCTAATAACCATTCCCTTCTTTTATCCTCAAGCTCACACGCAGAGTATCTGGATAAGAACTCCATATTTTAATATCAACCAGTGTTTCAGTCGGTCGCTGGGGCATGTGCCTTTCACTCCACTCCCCATAGTGCTATGGGcctcggtcaaaagtagtgcactgttttaagggaatagggtgtcaagaGTCTGGCGAAAGGCCTCATCTCCCCCTACCCTCACCCCTTGTGCTCAAGGGcatatcaacagatttttcacctagtcaactCGTGGATTTGAACCCGTGACCTTTCGGTTTCTGGCCTAACACTGTTAACAagctagactaccctgccgcccaataTTAGAGGTCGTTGTAACAGTGAAAGGTTCCATCCTGTCCACTTTCCCCTGCCAGAAAGAGgcctctaaaaatatatatatataaacctgAATTTTTACAGTTCAGGTTTACAAACATTTACTTTATAGCATATCCTACACAGACTGTATTTATGATATACAGATGAATTCACTTTTTTCCCTTGTTGTTTTTATTCAACCACAGAAAGAGGCGTTGATGGAGCAGGTCGCTCACCAGGCTGTTGCTATGCAGTTTATCCTGGAGATGGCCAGCACCTCCCAGCAGGACCCCAGAGGCTGCTTCCGCCACTTCTTCCACAAAGCCAAAGTAAGCGTCTATCTATCCCGGGCACAGTTTTTTGATCGTGATTGGAACGTAGGCACACGGGTGTTTTTTAACAATGCACCGTAAAAAACAACGGCCAAAGAAGTCTTGGTTTCCCAAAAGACTGCACAGTACGCTCGTTACGACGTGAAACCCAACTGTGTCGCTTTTCTGTGCTGAAAATTATTATAGAATATCAGCGTAAGAGTTTGCTGTAGCTATTAAATGGCTATTCAAAGTCATctttaaatgtaaaaataaaaataataataataataattacactaGTTATACGAATATTGAATGTAGCCTAATGGCTTAATACTAGGTAGGTATATCGATTgcgcatacagtaccagtcataagtttggacaactactcattcaagggttttactttattactataatctacattgtaaaataaaagtgaagacatccaaactattaaataacacatggaatcatatagtaacccaaCAAATTcagaatatattttagattcttcaaagtagccagcctttgcattaatgactgctttgcacacgcttggcattctctcaaccagcttcacctggaatgcttttccaacagtcttgaaggagttgccacatatgctgagcacgtgtTGACTGCGTTTCTTTCATTCTgcagttcaactcatcccaaaccatctcaattgggttgaggtcaggtgattgtggaggccaggtcatctgatgcaggcctccatcactctccttcttggtcaaatagcccttacacagcctggaggtgtgtaatttgcctccaccctatggcaaaacgtgcagaattgcaggaaattaacttttaAAGCACAAGACTGTTCTCTTCGCTGTCACAACCCAGCTAAAATATTTAgcttaggaacacctgctctttccatgacagaccgaccaggtgacagctatgattccttattgttgtcacctgttaaatcgactaaaaatcagtgtagatgaagaggaggagacggtTTTGGGGAAACGGCTTGTAAAGCAGCCTTGGTATGTCTGCTGAGTCACTGTCGAGTCATTATACCACAAAGTAATTTGAAGAAAAATGGTTTACCCACCGTCTAACCAGTTGTTATTGATAAGCTAGGTTAAGGAATTATTCAACTTTTTGTATTGTAATTTAATGACCAAACTTGTTTTTCATTGTTTTTTGTTATTAAGTAACTcacatgtaaaaatatatatttttaaaatgctGGACGAAGGAAGGTGTAAGGACAGTGATGTAATGTGGTCAGATGACCACTAGAGTGACAGGAGTCAAGACAAAGATTCCTACAACACAACAAGGCAATGATATACAGCTACATGATTTCAAGCCAACACACTATTGCATTCATGTGAAAACATTGTAAGCATTTCTGTATGATTTCCAGTCTGACATGTTGATGTGATTGTAAGTTCCTTCTGTAAACAGTGGTTTCATGCCAAAATATGTTGCATTTAAACATTTATCTATAACTGACACTTTTAATATATGCCATTTTAGAAGACATTTGTTGCATCCGTTATGATTCCAAGTTCCTCTTGTCAACAGAGGATGATCAAGTGAATATACTGTAATGCTGTTGCCATTTCTTTCTATGTAAGGCAGGACAAGAGGGGTACTTGGATGTATTCCATACTGAGCTAGAGGCCTTTAAGCAGAGAGTAAAAGAGTACACTGTCAAGTGCAAAGGAGAGACACTCCCTAACTTTACAGAGAACCAGAGCAGCACAGCACGCTGTCGCCCGGACCCCAGAGAAGTTCTAGAATCCTTACCCCCTGTAAGTATTCCGAATGACATCATTTACACGTGTGGCAAGTTTGATATATATATGGTACTTATATGAATGATTCTATTCCTATCATTCTGGAACAGGAACTGAAGTCAGGGTTCCAGCTGCAAGACATGCAGATTCTCCAGAATGTTCTCAGCACCATGAATCCACAGGTATTGGCTACACTTCTCACTACAGTTTCCACAGAGTCAGACACGTACCTTAGGCCTGTCAGATCTGTTTATTCAGCCACActatttgttgatttaaaaaatatatatcttatgTAAACATTGATTGAGATAACCGATGGAAATATCCCAAGAGACCGTAACTCAAATTCATGCTCAAGTTCAAGCTGTGTGAAACCGAAGGTAAATTAACAGTCAGTGTGTTGCTTTAGAACAGAATTACTttctggagagtgagagagagcgcggGGGAGGGAGTGCGAGTTAAAGAATGAGATCACCCGCAACTGGCCACCTAAAGTCTGACTTCCTGCCAAATCCTAACAGACGGAGGGGAAATCAACAAATGTCCTCTCCTCCACAAATTATACTTGGTTAGCAGCAAGGGCTTAGTTGGAAGTCTAGATGTGGGCCAATTCCACTCCTGTTACATAAGCATTATAATCTGCTTGAGCATCAGTGTGTTAACCCCTGGATGCATCCTAAATGgtacccttttccctatgtagtgcactataggggaatagggtgttacTTGTACATTCACTCAGAGCAGACACTTGAGCATCAGTGTGTTAACCCCTGTATGCATCCTAAATGgtacccttttccctatgtagtgcactataggggaatagggtgttacTTGTACATTCACTCAGAGCAGACACTTGAGCATCAGTGTGTTAACCCCTggatgcatcctaaatggcacccttttccctatgtagtgcactataggggaatagggtgttacTTGTACATTCACTCAGAGCAGACAGGTCTACTCTCCAAGCCTCCCCCCACATGCTCACTAAACACTGGGCCTGTATTCAGTCTCAGAGTAGTAGTGCtgctgatataggatcagtttagcctctTAGATCATAATGCATGAGATTATATGGGCAGAGGGTTGGACCTGGTACTAGAGCAGCACTTCTATTCTGAGATGCTTGTTAAATACGGGCCCTGGAGAGTTGTTCCCTGGAGCTGGACATGGCAGACTCCTTTTTTAGATTGAGTGCTGCTGAAAGGTGTTACTACAGGGAACTTGGCGATAGGGAGTTATCAGTGTTCGCTATCAGATGCCCCACAGAGCAGGTGGATTAGGGTCGCAAACTACACTTCCCAGGGAGCAAGGCTTTTGGAACAGTCAACTTTTAGCACCAACCCATAGAAATGAACTCGTCATATTGTATAAGTGTGTCTGCTTTCTTCTTTAGACGAGTTATGCCTACCTGTACTGCAACATtttgcattatttattttagaattCTCTGGGGAGTTGGAAGTTGCCCTTTACGTtcggtctctgtctgtacctccaGGTGGCAGAGTACCATGTGAAGCGCTGTCTGGAGGCTGGCTTGTGGACCAACCGAGAAGGGAGATGGTCCAAGGAGGACGCTACTTTAGAAACAGACGATCTGCGCATGATGGAGACATAACAAATGTCTCCACCTCCCCGTCATTTCCCCATCAGTTCATGACACTCAATAGAAATATTACAAAATGGAGGGGAGAAGGGCTGAGCTCCCACAGACTAATTTTTGTATGCCGCAGAATCTGCGCTGGAATGTGTCCTTGCACTTTATATTTTGTTCAAAACAACAAACATACAAAAATATTTAAGGGAAGACGATTGGTAGGTATTTTGAAGCGCTTACTGTATCTTTGCTTATATCGCTAAAGTATGTCATATCTTGAAGGGAGTGTAAAACGGTTTTCATCTACAGTAGGCTTGACTGGACCCGGCACAGTCCTTCCCTAGCAGGAGGGGGAAAACCTGAGCATTAGAATAAAACACGCTCGTTGTAAATAAAAGTACACGTTTTTTTAATTGAAGAAACAAAAGGCCTGTTCCTGGACTCGTGGTTCTGCAGTGGACGTATGTACACCTAGCGTATGTGGTCCAAGCTCTCCTAGAAACTTTCCTTAACTCCCGTGTGTCCAGTTTGTCATCATTAGGCCAAACATTGATACTACCACGGTGTAGCTATGATGACATAACGATGCAAAGTGATCAGTTGACTGCTGTGCCAAATTCTTGTTTTTGTTACTGCTCGTCACTCCACATCAACCAACCCTCAAAAGAaatgtgtctgtctttatgtccaTCACAGAAGAATAAGCTTGTCAAACATATGTGTTTGGCTGCTAAACCTGCTCACAGACTTGATTGTGGAATAGAAAGAGATGGTAACTTTCTGGCTGACGTAGCGTGATTAACATCCTGTGTTAGGTTCTGCTTCGATGCTCTGTTTGGAATAGAGCATCTTTAAAACAATGTTGTTCAGGGGAAATGCTTTTCATACTTCAGGCCTACCAGCCAGATTGGGTACTTAGACTTTTGCAGAGCGTCCGAGGTCAACATTAAATGGAAAGCTGTTAGTTGCTTATCACAATAAATTTTTTATTCTATTAgtttattttacattttgaaaCAGATCGCCTGAATACAGTCTCTTCCAGCAAGTGAGACTTGATAATAAATAATACACTTGTTATGAAATAGAAGTTTAAGGTTCATAAAAGTATACACATTTACTAATGTAATTATTCCTTTGACTGATCATCAAAGAACAGGTAATGTGCTACAAAAATACTGCATGTAATATGCTGGTAAGACATTCAGCATACATTAATCAGATTACAAATCTAAACTCCCAAGGCATGGCCACAGTCAGAGAAAATATACAAATATCGTAATTAAAACTATGCATCAGGCTAATTGCAGCTTTTTTTGAGAGTATGTTATCACTCCCATGATAACTTATGAGCCTGGCATCCAAATCGATTGTATGACGTTTCACTTCACGGGAGTGCAACGTTTTAACCAGGCTAACAACTTCAAATGACAGCTACTCTAAACTACTGCGTTTCTGGTGACACGTGTTTCACTGAAATCATTGGCACTGTCTTTTTAACATTCATTAATTGCATGGTGATTCACTTTTTTGTTTTTATCATTTAAGAGACACTATATTGTCATGTCAACAATAGGCACTTGGCCCTAAAGATGAATTCAAGGCAACTTCAGCTAATATAACGGCACTTTTCCATTTACCCCATTATAGTTGTCCTGTACACCGACAGACCAAGGACGGGTATGAATTGGATACAAAACCACATCACCTGGCAACAAGCTACAATACAGACTTCTATGGTCATTGTTTGGCATGACTATAGAAGTTGGccagagcacaaacagatctgggaccaggctacatatGGAATGAACAGAGATAGAATGTGACATTAGTTGAATGTGTGGTTCTCATCCAcattgtagtagtagtaaataaCATGGTCTTATATAGGCACTGAGATACTGTTACATTTTGGACCAAAGAGTTGAGTCCCATTAAAGTTGTGGTAAACTGATCCATTCTTTGCTTTCCCAACAACCTTTTTAATTTTGTAGGGAGAGTTTTTTGGACAGGAGGGCCTGAATGTGAGGCCAGATCTTGTTGGTTTCCGTTCCTGAGAATGTCTCCAACACCCCTTTACTCCTGTTGTCAGAAACAGTCATTAGTACCTCATGACAGACATGAAAGTTATCACAATAAACATAAGCAGTGAACCAggtcatgttcagtaggtaaaacatttaaaaaacgttttgaaATGGGGAGGTACTACTACATTTTTCTCCAATGAGAACACATTTCCGCTAAATGTTTTGCTGCCGTATGCTCTACTGAATGTAACCCAGTTCTTAACTACATAATACTTTCAAGGTTGCCAACATAGATCATTCACAGTTTAACAAAGGGACaggcagtactgtacagtgtaatGCATGCACGGTCTGGTCTCATTTCTGAACCTGAATCCTTTGTTACAGTCCCAAGATATTTCACTTCTCAGACTGGCCTCTGTAGTTTAACAAAGGGACaggcagtactgtacagtgtaatGCATGCACGGTCTGGTCTCATTTCTGAACCTGAATCCTTTGTTACAGTCCCAAGATATTTCACTTCTCAGACTGGCCTCTGTAGTTTAACAAAGGGACaggcagtactgtacagtgtaatGCATGCACGGTCTGGTCTCATTTCTGAACCTGAATCCTTTGTTACAGTCCCAAGATATTTCACTTCTCAGACTGGCCTCTGTAGTAGGGTTTATTCATCTTTATCAATTTACCAGTGACGAAGAGCCCCAACATCTATTATCAATAACTTGGACGCTATAACATCCTATGTACACAGGGAGCGCTGCCTACTGTTTTTGCTTTTTTAATTGGCCAGTGAAATATGTAGATGTGATTTTCATCTTGACTGCCACACAATGCACTTAGCTATGCATTTAAATTCTAATTTCTATCTAATTGAGATGAATGTCAGTTTGTTATGCCACCTTATGTCCCAGCTTTGAAAGGGAAAGGGCAGATATATACTATAATGACCCGAGAAGGGCCACTACAACGTTATTATACAGTTACACCTTATATCATTTAACTAATATAACGGTATCAAAtgtgttgtactagactgatATGTTTGGGACAGAAAtcaaatgtgtgtatatatatatatattctcagcaaaaaaagaaacgtccccttttcaggaccctgtctttcaaagata
This region includes:
- the LOC109877841 gene encoding hsp90 co-chaperone Cdc37-like 1 isoform X1 — translated: MEGFGTITFPMLADEEESCSASAVPSNGSFYSTPLQGVFVKECMASASEDRMVSLCQSQQQCVKASIVSSWQLVEAQDQLCGLELHGSESVEQEHARAIASQSELSQTEQEWRRKENMLGGSRSPVLSADSSQDVFDKSIINSRSKNVELEDHDQSKTFVQKYEQEFRYFGMLRRWDDSQRFLSDLPHLVCEETANYLILWCFRLQAEEKEALMEQVAHQAVAMQFILEMASTSQQDPRGCFRHFFHKAKAGQEGYLDVFHTELEAFKQRVKEYTVKCKGETLPNFTENQSSTARCRPDPREVLESLPPELKSGFQLQDMQILQNVLSTMNPQVAEYHVKRCLEAGLWTNREGRWSKEDATLETDDLRMMET
- the LOC109877841 gene encoding hsp90 co-chaperone Cdc37-like 1 isoform X2; amino-acid sequence: MEGFGTITFPMLADEEESCSASAVPSNGSFYSTPLQGVFVKECMASASEDRMVSLCQSQQQCVKASIVSSWQLVEAQDQLCGLELHGSESVEQEHARAIASQSELSQTEQEWRRKENMLGGSRSPVLSADSSQDVFDKKEALMEQVAHQAVAMQFILEMASTSQQDPRGCFRHFFHKAKAGQEGYLDVFHTELEAFKQRVKEYTVKCKGETLPNFTENQSSTARCRPDPREVLESLPPELKSGFQLQDMQILQNVLSTMNPQVAEYHVKRCLEAGLWTNREGRWSKEDATLETDDLRMMET